GCCGGTGGAATGTTGACCGTGCACGAATCGCCGTAGCCAGTGGTCACGCCGTAGATCACCCCGTCCTCGCGCAGCAGGCGATCGAGGAAATCGGCACCGCGCTGGATGCGCGCGGTGAATGCCGGGTCGTCGCTGACCACGGCGTCGGCCTGGCGCTGCGACAGCGCGACCACGTCTTCAATGGTCAGCGGCGCATCGCCGAAGCGGAGCGTCCGGGCCGGGGTGGAGCCTGCATTACGTGCCATGAGATGCCTGATCCCAGAAGGGGAAGAAGTTGAACCAGTCCAAGGGGGCTTCGGTGACCTGGAGTTCCAGCCACCGGGCGAAATGTTCGGCCTGCGCGGTCAGCGCGGCATCGCGCGAGCCGCGCGGCAGGGTGATGCGGTCGCTGAAGTGCTCGAAGCGCACGCGGTAGCCCTTGCCTTCGTGCAGGCAGGCCATGGTGTACACGGGGCAGGCCAGCGCCGAGGCGAGTACATAGGCGCCGATCGGAAACTGCGCGGTATGGCCCAGGAACGGTGCCGGCACGGTGCGCCCGCCGCGCAGCGGCACGCGGTCGCCGACGATGGCCACGAATCCGCCGGCCTGCACGCGGCGCTGCAGCTCCACGGCGGTGGCCGGGCCCATGTCGGTGACCTGCATCAGTTCGACCGAGGCCAGCGGATCCAGCCGCTGCATGAGCCGGTTGAAGCGCTGCGCATGCGCGGTGTGCACCAGCACGGTGATGTGGAAGCCGGGCACCTGCTCGGCCAGCACCTGGCACAGCTCCAGGCAGCCGATGTGCGCGGTGAGGATCAGCCCGCCTTCGCGGCGTGCGATCTTTTCCAGCATCAGGTCTCGCTGCAGCCGGATGCGCTCGGGCGGGTAGCGCCCGCCCAGGCCCAGCAGCTTGTCCAGCAGCGTATCTGCGAACAGCGCGAAGTGTTTCAGGCTGGTCCAGCGCCCCGGCGAGCCGCCGAGCACGCCGGTGTGCGCCTGCAGCCGCTGCAGGTACTGCAGCGAGGCGCGGCGCGCCACGCCGTTGCTCAACCAATGGCACAGGACCACCGGGTATACGCACAGGCGGAACGGCCAGCGTCCGAACCAGCGGTGCACCCAGCACAGGAACAGCACCCCGGCGGCCGAGGTGGTCTCGCCCAGGTCGGCCCAGTGCGGGGCGTTGGCCGGCGCCGGTGCGTTCATGCCGTCGCGGCTCCTGCGAGGCGGCGCCACAGCAGGCGCGGGGCGCGCCGCAGCATGCCGAAGAAAAGGCGGGTGTGCATGCGGCTGATGCGCACGTTGTCGCGCCACACATCGAAGTGCGACACGCCATCGCTGGGATAGGTCACCCGGGTGGGCAGGCTGATTACCTGCACACCACGCCAGAACAGCCGCACCAGGATCTCGCTGTCGAAATCCATGCGCCGGCCGATGGTTTCCTCGCCCA
This is a stretch of genomic DNA from Stenotrophomonas rhizophila. It encodes these proteins:
- a CDS encoding acyltransferase; this encodes MNAPAPANAPHWADLGETTSAAGVLFLCWVHRWFGRWPFRLCVYPVVLCHWLSNGVARRASLQYLQRLQAHTGVLGGSPGRWTSLKHFALFADTLLDKLLGLGGRYPPERIRLQRDLMLEKIARREGGLILTAHIGCLELCQVLAEQVPGFHITVLVHTAHAQRFNRLMQRLDPLASVELMQVTDMGPATAVELQRRVQAGGFVAIVGDRVPLRGGRTVPAPFLGHTAQFPIGAYVLASALACPVYTMACLHEGKGYRVRFEHFSDRITLPRGSRDAALTAQAEHFARWLELQVTEAPLDWFNFFPFWDQASHGT